The proteins below are encoded in one region of Malaclemys terrapin pileata isolate rMalTer1 chromosome 20, rMalTer1.hap1, whole genome shotgun sequence:
- the LOC128826542 gene encoding transmembrane protein 100-like, with amino-acid sequence MKEEKEGKNPSAQKAGCEIGACPHPPPPAMSAPPGPSDHVTVNMATEEVQIQLCPDPRLVSTTTGGVEGACHHCLLPFSVVALLIGVAVTAVAYAQDTHGSVLSVLGLALLGAGALGLAGSYLAYRCRGRKIRGWRRGSFTLLVGDQLQKKVVV; translated from the exons atgaaagaggaaaaagaagggaaaaaccCAAGTGCTCAAAAGGCCGGGTGTGAG ataggagcttgcccccaccctcccccacctgccatgtcTGCCCCCCCGGGGCCATCCGACCACGTGACAGTGAACATGGCCACGGAAGAGGTCCAGATCCAGCTATGCCCGGACCCACGTCTGGTGAGCACGACCACGGGAGGCGTGGAAGGCGCCTGCCACCACTGCCTCCTGCCCTTCAGCGTGGTGGCGCTGCTGATTGGGGTGGCAGTGACGGCCGTGGCCTACGCCCAGGACACCCACGGCTCGGTGCTGTCAGTGCTGGGGTTGGCCCTGCTGGGTGCCGGGGCGctgggcctggctgggagctACCTGGCCTACCGCTGCCGGGGCCGCAAGATCAGGGGCTGGAGACGCGGCAGCTTCACCCTGTTGGTGGGGGACCAGCTGCAGAAAAAGGTGGTGGTGTGA